The Lycium barbarum isolate Lr01 chromosome 9, ASM1917538v2, whole genome shotgun sequence genome has a segment encoding these proteins:
- the LOC132610949 gene encoding transcription repressor OFP12, with amino-acid sequence MPRILQKKFYHCLPNFKCLPTTLALPFEEEEETEQQTIKNFNSVFNIPSDSTTSKSLTNSSTTTEDINCIFSSFEDSDYSDYTDSNNIPDFSNVFASQRFFFSSPGNSNSIVDFPATLSPEKREVVTGGVAVQTYSPDPYSDFRRSMQEMVEAHELTDVKANREFLHELLLCYLNLNPKHTHKYIIGAFSDLVVSLMSVDDSGKKKEGIARP; translated from the coding sequence atgccaAGAATTCTACAAAAAAAATTCTACCATTGCTTGCCAAATTTCAAATGCCTTCCCACAACTCTAGCTCTCccttttgaagaagaagaagaaacagaaCAACAAACTATCAAGAACTTCAACTCTGTTTTCAACATTCCTTCTGATTCCACCACTTCTAAATCTCTCACTAATTCCTCCACAACTACAGAAGATATTAACTGcattttctcttcttttgaaGATTCAGATTACTCTGATTATActgattccaataatattccagaTTTCTCTAATGTGTTTGCTTCTCAACGTTTCTTTTTCTCTTCACCTGGCAACTCCAACTCCATAGTTGATTTTCCGGCAACTCTTTCGCCGGAAAAACGTGAAGTTGTCACCGGTGGTGTTGCCGTTCAGACATACTCACCCGACCCGTATTCGGATTTTCGACGATCAATGCAAGAAATGGTGGAAGCTCATGAGTTGACGGACGTGAAAGCGAATCGTGAATTCTTGCATGAACTTCTCCTATGTTATTTAAACCTTAACCCCAAACATACTCACAAGTATATTATTGGTGCTTTTTCGGATCTTGTTGTTTCCCTTATGTCTGTAGATGATTCCGGAAAAAAGAAGGAAGGTATAGCTAGGCCGTGA